Part of the Paeniglutamicibacter sulfureus genome, TGTCGCCGAAGAGCGAGTCCTTCCACCCGCCGAAGCTGAAGGCACCGATGGGCACCGGGATCGGCACGTTGATGCCCACCATCCCGACCTCGATGTCGAACTCGTATTCCCGGGCGGTCTTGCCGTCGCGGGTGAAGACCGCCGTGCCGTTGGCGAAGCGGTTCGAGTTGATCAGCTCAACGGCCTGCGCGTAGTCATCCACGCGCACCACGGCCAGGACGGGACCGAAGATCTCCTCGTCATAGACCCGCATCCCGGGCTTCACGTGGTCCACAAGCGAGACGCCGATGAAGTAGCCGTTGGAGTCGAAGTGCTGGTTTCGGCCGTCGACCAATACCTCGGCACCTTCTTCCTGGGCCGAGGCGATGAATCCTGCCACCCGGTCCCGTGCGGCGGCGGTGATCAGCGGGCCCATCTCCGAGTCCGGGTGCGTCCCGTCGCCGACCTTGAGCCCGGGGATGCGCTCGGAGATCTTGGCAACGAGTTCATCGGCGATGGAGCCCACGGCCACAACGACCGAAACAGCCATGCAGCGTTCCCCGGCCGAGCCATAGGCACCGGAGATCGCGGCATCCGCGGCGGCATCCAGGTCCGCATCGGGCATCACGACCATGTGGTTCTTCGCGCCTCCCAGCGCCTGGACCCGCTTGCCGTTGGCCGCCGCCGTGGAATACACGTACTTGGCGATCGGCGTGGAACCGACGAAGGAGACTCCGGTGATCCCGGGGTTGGCGAGGATCTCGTCGACGGCTTCCTTGTCACCGTGCACGACGTTCAGGATCCCGGCCGGCAGACCTGCCTCCTCGAAGATCGAGGCAATCCAGTTGGCTGCCGAGGGGTTGCGTTCGCTGGGCTTGAGGATCACCGCGTTGCCGGCGGCGATGGCGGTGGTGATCATCCACAGCGGGACCATGGCGGGGAAGTTGAAGGGGGTGATGCAGGCGACCACGCCCAGCGGTTGCCGGGTCTGGTGGACATCGACGCCGGTGGCGACCTGTTCGGCGTATTCGCCCTTGAGGTGGTGCATCAGCCCGGTGCAGAAGTCCACGCTTTCCAGGCCGCGGACGATCTCCCCGTCGGCATCGGAGAGGACCTTGCCGTGTTCGGCGGTGATGATCGCGCCGAGTTCGGCGCGGCGTTCGTCGATGAGCTGGCGGACCGTGAAGAGGATCTGGCTGCGCTTGGCCAGTCCCAGGCGGCGCCAACCGCGCTGTGCCGCAGCCGCGGTCGTGGTTGCCTCGCGCACGGTCTGTGCGCTGGCCAGTGCTACCTGGCCGGTCTGTTCGCCGGTGGCGGGGTTGTAGACCGGGCCGAAGCGTTCGGAGTCGGTGATGGACGTGCCGCCGATGTGGTGGCCGATGGTGGACACGGAAAGGTGTTCAAGTGTTTGCGACATGGGTTACTTCTTCTCCTGGGTGTAGCCGGCTACGGTGCCGTCCGGTGTTACGTTTTTGACGATCAGGGAGCAGTCCTTGTCTCCCAGGCCTTCGGCGATCAGTGCGTCGAAGTGCTCGCGTGCCAGGGTCGCCGCGGGGAGCTTGACTCCCGTCATCTCGCCGGCGTCCAGGGCCAACCCGACATCCTTGCGGGCCAGGTCCACCCGGAACGTTGCATCGAAGTTGTTGTTTGCAGCCGAGGTGTCGATGACGCCCGGCACCGGGTACCAGGTCTGCTGCGCCCACGAGCGTCCCGAAGAGACCGAGGCGATCTCCCAGAAGACCTTGGGATCCAGCCCCAGCTTCTCGGCCAGCTGGGAGCCCTCGGCCGAGGCCATCAGGTCGATGAAGAGCATCATGTTGTTGCAGATCTTGGCGGCGATACCGGTCGTGGCCCCGCCGGCCACGATGGTCTTGCCCGCCAGCGGCTTGATGTGCTCCACCGCTTCGGCCGTGTGCTCCGGGATTCCACCGACCATGAAGGCCAGGGTTGCGGCGGCGGCCCCCGAGATTCCCCCGGAGACCGGTGCGTCAACGAATTTCAGGCCACGCTCGAGCGAGCCTTCGTGGCAAAAGCGCGAGGTCTCGATGTCTACCGTCGAGCTGTCCAACAGCAGCGTCTGCGCGGTGGCGTGGGCCCAGATTCCGTCATGGCCCTCGTACACGCTGCGGACGTGCTCGCCCTTGGGGAGCATGGTGAAGACCGCATCGGATCTCTGGACCGCCTCGGCAATGGAGCCAACGATTTCGACGCCATGTTCCTTGGCGGCGATGCAGGCCTCCGGGTTGAGGTCGTATCCCTTGACCTGGTGCCCGGCCGCAACGAGATTTGCGGTCATTGGCCCGCCCATGTTTCCTAGTCCGATCCAGCCGTAAACTGCCATGATTCCTCCTGCGCCGTGGTCCGCCCGATCGGGCCGTGATAGGCACCACACTATGTGCCCACTTCTTGCCGTTCAACGCACAAGATGGGCCCAGGTTTGCACCACTCATGTGCGTCAACGCACAATGAGTGCATGGAACGCACCCTTGACCACCACCATCTGGAATCCTTGATCACTTTTCTCTCGGTGGCCCGACTCGGGCGCTACACCGCGGCGGCCGACGTGCTGGGCGTCAACCACTCGACGGTGTCGCGCCGCATTGCCGCCCTCGAAAAGGCAGTGGGCGGCCGCGTGCTCACGCGCACACCCTCCGGTTGGGAGGTCACTGACCTGGGACGTCGCGCCCTGGGGGTCGCCGAGGACATCGAGCGGGCACTGACGGGCCTCACCGAGACCCGTGCCACCGGCGAACTCGCCGGAACGGTTCGCATCGGGGTGCCGGACGCCTTCGCCGCGCATTTTGCGACCCCGGCCATGGCCGCCCTGCAACGCAAGCATCCACGGCTGGCAGTCGAGCTGATGAGCGCAACCCAGAGGGCCAGGCAAACCCGTTCAGGAGTCGACCTGGAAGTGGTGGTGGGCAAGCCCCACGTGCACAAGGCGGTGGCGACCGAGCTGCTCACCTACCACCTGGGGCTCTATGCCTCCCGCGAGTACCTTGCCGACCACGGGGAACCGCAGGGGCTTGCCGATCTCGTCTCGCACCGCCTGAACTACTATGTGGAATCCGCGCTGACCATTGACGAGCTGGACAGTGCGACCGAAGCGCTGCCGCCGATGCCCCGGGGCATCACCTCCACCAGCGTGTTCTCCCATATTGCGGCGACCAAGGCCTCGGCCGGGATCGGCATCCTGCCGGACTTCCTGGCCGACCTCGAGGCCGATCTGGTGCGTCTGTTGCCGGGCAACTATGCACATGCCGCCACTTATTGGGTGGTCGGGCGCGAAGAGGCGCTGCGCAACCCGGCGGTGCTGGCGGCGGTTGCGGCCATGGGAGATGCCACCGCGTAGGAACCCGGGCGCGCAAATGCCTG contains:
- the mmsB gene encoding 3-hydroxyisobutyrate dehydrogenase; the protein is MAVYGWIGLGNMGGPMTANLVAAGHQVKGYDLNPEACIAAKEHGVEIVGSIAEAVQRSDAVFTMLPKGEHVRSVYEGHDGIWAHATAQTLLLDSSTVDIETSRFCHEGSLERGLKFVDAPVSGGISGAAAATLAFMVGGIPEHTAEAVEHIKPLAGKTIVAGGATTGIAAKICNNMMLFIDLMASAEGSQLAEKLGLDPKVFWEIASVSSGRSWAQQTWYPVPGVIDTSAANNNFDATFRVDLARKDVGLALDAGEMTGVKLPAATLAREHFDALIAEGLGDKDCSLIVKNVTPDGTVAGYTQEKK
- a CDS encoding LysR family transcriptional regulator; the protein is MERTLDHHHLESLITFLSVARLGRYTAAADVLGVNHSTVSRRIAALEKAVGGRVLTRTPSGWEVTDLGRRALGVAEDIERALTGLTETRATGELAGTVRIGVPDAFAAHFATPAMAALQRKHPRLAVELMSATQRARQTRSGVDLEVVVGKPHVHKAVATELLTYHLGLYASREYLADHGEPQGLADLVSHRLNYYVESALTIDELDSATEALPPMPRGITSTSVFSHIAATKASAGIGILPDFLADLEADLVRLLPGNYAHAATYWVVGREEALRNPAVLAAVAAMGDATA
- a CDS encoding CoA-acylating methylmalonate-semialdehyde dehydrogenase, with the translated sequence MSQTLEHLSVSTIGHHIGGTSITDSERFGPVYNPATGEQTGQVALASAQTVREATTTAAAAQRGWRRLGLAKRSQILFTVRQLIDERRAELGAIITAEHGKVLSDADGEIVRGLESVDFCTGLMHHLKGEYAEQVATGVDVHQTRQPLGVVACITPFNFPAMVPLWMITTAIAAGNAVILKPSERNPSAANWIASIFEEAGLPAGILNVVHGDKEAVDEILANPGITGVSFVGSTPIAKYVYSTAAANGKRVQALGGAKNHMVVMPDADLDAAADAAISGAYGSAGERCMAVSVVVAVGSIADELVAKISERIPGLKVGDGTHPDSEMGPLITAAARDRVAGFIASAQEEGAEVLVDGRNQHFDSNGYFIGVSLVDHVKPGMRVYDEEIFGPVLAVVRVDDYAQAVELINSNRFANGTAVFTRDGKTAREYEFDIEVGMVGINVPIPVPIGAFSFGGWKDSLFGDTHMYGPESFNFYTRRKVVTSRWPDPSESQIELGFPTH